In the Triticum aestivum cultivar Chinese Spring chromosome 2B, IWGSC CS RefSeq v2.1, whole genome shotgun sequence genome, tGGGGCGTGCCGTGGTGGTGATGCGGGCTCGTCTTtgacgccgcggcggcggcggccccagGACGAGCCAGCCTCGTGGTCGTGCGCCCCCTTGCGGCTGGTGTTCCACCACCCCATGACTGCctggcggccggccggcgagcttgaggaaggggagagggataGATAGGATTTGGGGACTGTCGAGTTTCCAGGAGGCAGCGCAGACTGGAGTGGGAAGTGTGGACTGCGACCGGTCCACGgcttcccatttaagaaggacggcgACCGTTCACCTGGGCGGATGACAGGTTGGGCCGACCACACGTGCGCATTTATGTTAGGCGGGGGGAGGTAGGTGGCCGCTTGCCATGCGGCCCCAATGCGGACGAGTGGCACGGCCGTTTGCTGTCCGCCTGGACCCAAACCGGACGCATGTTTGCACTCGAAATGGATCGGTGAGAATACAAAACGGACAAGATGGGTTCAGGCCGTCGCGTGCTGGACCGTGGGGTCTGTCTGTTTTGCCTCAAACGGACGGGGCTGGACGGGATGGGGtcgcgcgctggagttggccttgGTCCAGCTCAACAACCAGGATTATCAAATCAGGCTCCCGGTGTGTCTGTGGACAGCTTGGGCTCGCCCTTCTTATGTCCCTGTCCGCAGCCGTCCCCCTCATTTCCCACCCCTAATTCAAGGGGCAGACAGATCGAAATCAGATCTTTAGGTTTTTAAACAAATTTAAACGTATGCCCACTTGCAGCTGGCTACTAGTCAAGATTGTTCGCATGCGAAGAAAAATTATATCCGGCCGGCCGGAGAGCACAAGTGGAGAGAGCAAGTGGCTCAACTTGCTGACATGAAACAAGGTAACCCAGTCAGACACGGCACTTGActtagctagctagctacaaattgGAGTCCAGCTAGCATTGATCcacttctctttctctctcttcccGTGCAACTTCGATCCCCATTTCTCTTCCCGTGCAAATCTGGCTGCCGGGGAGGCATTGAGgagggaaggaggcagcagcgtACGTGCGAGCGCCGCAAGCCACAGCCAGGGCTGGCCGACCGACGGCAGCCACGTCGCTGGTCGCCCCTTGCTCAGCCGGTCAGCCCAGAGTGGCAACGGCGCAACCGCAATCGCAACTCCGTCGCTGAGTCGCCGTCCGTCCGCTCGTGAGACGCAGAGGACGCGAGCAACCCAGCAGGTAGGGTCTTCAGACACTCGGTGCTGTGCAGGTCATCAGGCCAAGTAAGTTATGATGCTACTAATCTTGTTAATGAATTATTACTGTACTgtttatttttccaattatttttGAAATTAATGCTGAAAATCTTCTACCTCTGTTCAACATGTCTATATCTAGCACTCTGTATTGTGGTTTCTAACTCATTCACCTTAATTTTCATCCTCGCCATGTATGTTAGATTAGACTTGGGTTCGCTTCTAGTTGGTTCCAACTATTCCCtcagtcccaaaataagtgtctcaactttgtactagctctagtacaaatttgtactaagctcaagacacttattttgggacggagggagtatatgctatgCTCCAGAACTTCAGATCTAAATTGGGTCAACATCGATCTTAACATAAATTTTGCATCTTTGTTGTCCGATGTAGATTTGGATTTCACGACTGGAGTTTGGTCTGTATAGCAGTTTCCAACTTCTTGCTTGTTCTGCATATCGCTATCACCCCACAGGCACGTATCAAGTAGGTTCACTCCATCGTTCTCATTGCAGCATTGCTGACAATCTAGTAGCTTTTGATTCAAATTTGCTTCCTCCAAACAGAACCTTGTATCATATATTATCGTTGAGTTTTGATACATCAGTCAGACTTATCAGATTTCGTGCAAGCTCAATTGGTCATTTGAGGGAGGTCAACTAGGAAAGAAAGCAGTTCTTCCTGTAAAATATAGACATTGATTTTCTTCTTCAGGTAACCATTTGGGTTCATTCTCTACCAGAGAAAGGAATAACATGGACGATGTAAGTGCAGTGCCAAGGGTTATGTCGTTCCAGTTATTAAATGAAATTACAAAAAATTTCTCTACGGAAATGAAAATTGGCGCTGGATCATTCGGAAATGTTTATAAGGTACAGTTGGAAACCAATGCAAGATTTCTAGTTACAATTTCATATAGTTGGACAAGGTCTGTGCTGACAAACAAACGTGTGGTGAATAAGTCGTCATTCTCTGCACTGTTAGGTTTTTCTTTTATTCAGAGTGTAACATGACCTCATTCTTATAAATTATCTTGAGAGTTGAGAGTTTAATATGGGTCCCTAGATAAATAAACATGAGTATGCACAAATTTCAGCTTAAACATGTTGCATATATATCTGCACATAGAACTTTAAACCATGCATGCATTTCTATGTTGAATAGGGACAGCATACAGATGGGGAATGGATTGCTGTGAAGCTGCTTCATAATTACATTCCAGGACTTGAAGATGAGCAATTTGAGAAGGAGTATCACAATCTCGCAAATCTGCAACACAACAATATTGTGCGGTTAGTTGGCTATAGTCATGAAACTCGGCGAGAATTCCTACCTTATAATGGTGACCTGGTCTTGGCTGACATTACACAGAGAGCACTTTGCTTTGAATATATGCAAAATGGAAGCCTTGACAAATTTCTTACTGGTATGATACACGGGGTTCTACTTGTATCATAAGATACCACTTTAATCAATCGTTCATAGCATATAGTTTTTGAGGGTGCGCGTTGTTTGTTGGTACAGATGAATCTAAGGGACATGATTGGCGCACACGCTATGCAATAATTAAAGGAATTTGTCAGGGTTTGAAATATCTTCATGAGGAATTGCAAACTCCAATGTATCATTTGGATTTAAAACCAGCCAATGTACTGCTAGATGAAAATATGGTGCCCAAAATCGCGGATTTTGGCTTGTCAAGGCTCTTCGGAGGAGAACAGTCAAAATTCACAAAAAGTGACATAGGAACACGGTAAGCCTACTCATCCATGTGAATTTAAAAATTATAGACACACACTACTCTGCAACAAGTAGCAGGACAACAAGTAGCATGATGTGTCATTTTATCATGCAGTGGGTATGTACCACCGGAATATATAGACGCCTGTATAATCTCCATTAAGTTTGACATATTCAGTTTGGGTGTGGTAATTATAAAGATAATGGCAGGACCAACGGCATACTTTCGAAGTGCTGAAATGTCTCCCCAAGAATTCATAGAGATTGTGAGTAACCGTTCTTCTTTTATTGAGATAAGTAGTAAATATTTCAAGAATAATGCCTCCATATATTTGATATAATACCCATGCTTTATGTTCCACACTGGTAGGTACATGCTTACTGGAACACTAAGCTACAAACAACACTGGTTCACGCATTGGAGCCATATTCCAAACAAGTAAAGAGATGCATAGAAATAGCTTTAAATTGTGTGGATGCAGATCGACACAAAAGACCAAGTATAGGGGAAATCATTAATGTTTTGAATGAGATGGAGACTGCAATACAAGTCCCTGGCGCTTCAATGAATCACACAGGATCATCGATGAACAAGGTGTGATCACTAATGATGGCACAATTGTTTCTTACTATGATTTTCTGTTTTTCATTCCAAAGGGAGGAAGGGAGGGCTTCATTAATTCAGACAATGGTAAAAAAATTAACTATACTAGTAATCAGCCTTTACACAGTAAAATATTGCAACATATGGGTTTTCTGTCCGCCCTTTATCTTAGGTGTAACTGTTTCCCTCCTCTCCCGCTTTCTAGACACGGTTTAGCTCCCAAGAACAGTTCCATCAATTTTCCAGATTTGCATACGGTTGCATTAATGTGATGTGTTCTTGTTCAGTAATGCGAGGGAGGGAATAAAAGCGTAGGGTGCCGGGTTGCTCAATTTTCTCTGTGTATTGGCTTTCGTGCAATTGGACTGGTGTAGGTAGCTCATTTGTCGGATTCTTTGCGCTTACTGTTAAGATCCAATATACATAGGGTTACACCAATTTTAACACAAGAGACTGATAGTACTCGTTAACGTACAAGATTCGCATTTGTTTTGCAAGGAAAGGACATGTTAGCAATGTGTATTAGATGAACTAGAGGATACCCCGCACATTGTTGTGGGAACTGGTTGATGAAAATTTAGGTTGATAACATCAGAACAACAATTAAAAATACATATGAATTATTATATTTAATTATGCATTGTTGTAACCATATTTGAATATAAGTGGGATAATTGAACGGGAAACATTTTCCCATGCATAGTTGAATGTTGTGATGGGtcttttcccatgcattattgcaTGTTGGGGTGGGCCTTAATTATCCCATTCATAGTTGTATGCTAAGTTGACAAGCTTGCATGCtgagataaataagttagtggAGATGACTCTCTTAGGTATATACGATTTGTTGAGTATTGTGTTAGAATGATAACATAAGTAATATGTCACTCTCTGTGAACTCGAATACAGTTTGATTTTTAACTTTGTGAACTTCTTTTATCGTAGATAAATAGCGACCAGGAAAGAGAGTTCCTAATTAGGGATGCAAAGGAAACGCTGGATTATGTACATCGAGGACAAGGGAACACATCATTCGAGGTAAGTTCCCTTGGTAATGGAAGGTTCAGGCCTCAATGTATATTATTTGGGATGATGGTAATTTTTATTAATCTCATTTTCACATGAAACCATTGCATCTGTCTAGTATTTTAACCACCAATGTCGACATATCATGATGCATAGAAATGAAACAGCTCAGCACACAATTGAATCGATGTATTATGAGCTCAAAAAGTCAGTTTAATTTCACCTAGTGTCCATTTGCAA is a window encoding:
- the LOC123043128 gene encoding cysteine-rich receptor-like protein kinase 26, which translates into the protein MDDVSAVPRVMSFQLLNEITKNFSTEMKIGAGSFGNVYKGQHTDGEWIAVKLLHNYIPGLEDEQFEKEYHNLANLQHNNIVRLVGYSHETRREFLPYNGDLVLADITQRALCFEYMQNGSLDKFLTDESKGHDWRTRYAIIKGICQGLKYLHEELQTPMYHLDLKPANVLLDENMVPKIADFGLSRLFGGEQSKFTKSDIGTRGYVPPEYIDACIISIKFDIFSLGVVIIKIMAGPTAYFRSAEMSPQEFIEIVHAYWNTKLQTTLVHALEPYSKQVKRCIEIALNCVDADRHKRPSIGEIINVLNEMETAIQVPGASMNHTGSSMNKINSDQEREFLIRDAKETLDYVHRGQGNTSFEDCRQTHIAELEEQERKRLSTAVNIFGEVVDNYKLDQMPEYMGKPKKREDRAREALNLMCEDRKDVMACRYLCPKVIIQVYWPRATQCFIYNATGDTLYHVGNHDWSGHILNGRGYPERIGNGQWAAFVHCQGSFSGSMASVIYRGKNKDGGDQHYLVSWSNPIRYTFGSNKAYCGIGPVDYFHTRWDHTHENLSNSDNYSYAKSDGCEIDSKIGKRDAPFFTAKITSLVGHLQHCARIYMDK